A section of the Apodemus sylvaticus chromosome 10, mApoSyl1.1, whole genome shotgun sequence genome encodes:
- the Garin3 gene encoding Golgi-associated RAB2 interactor protein 3, with product MPGMKRTGSSDCLLPYYTAHSYRSMGVFNTSMGNLQRQLYKGGEYDIFKYAPMFESDFIQISKKGEVIDVHNRVRMVTVCIASTSPVLPLPDVMLLARPAKVCEEHTKRARFIKGRGCKPLKNLELTRLLPLKFVKISIHDHEKQQLRLKLATGRTFYLQLCPSSDAREDLFCYWEKLVYLLRPPVNNCTSNPTLPTGDTSTDTKSTLVSESQKEGDQDSRFQTSQEVSEATSAAFAGGERTQPAAAVALTPGPAKPRTAEAAEAGGAAGAAGAAGAAGGTMAAAGTAGTAGAAGAARATGSTMAAAGTAGTAGTAGAAGAAGGTMVAAGAAGTAGTAGAARAAGGTIAAAVTAPSAGMAKAGTATRPTSGVISMAATTTKSPGSGQVAMAGTAGKEQVGSESSKTIAVATSITSGGIDVVLAGVASSTSESPSAKGDASGYPDTSLNVAFAGSMKTKGPAEDKPEAPLVSTLQSEGYMCERDGSQKVSHTSSETQKEKRERRGEKDRKGSSRKSSHHRRPGTGASHHSSGKDKNRKPSSYRSASSHGKPREDKRSASSHGKTREDKKGKGHGSLRGKRHSSSYKSESRSGHKSRKNRSPPSTGTVSKRATKIRSFFRSFLVRPTSKPGDISCDRGGVDIVTKLVEKHDVETTVEKSKDLEFSDTIISDTMEKIILEAKSI from the exons ATGCCTGGGATGAAGAGAACCGGGAGCAGTGATTGTTTGCTACCTTACTACACTGCCCACAGTTACCGATCCATGGGCGTGTTCAACACCTCCATGGGAAACCTACAACGACAGCTGTACAAGGGAGGAGAGTATGACATTTTCAAGTATGCACCGATGTTTGAGAGCGACTTTATCCAGATTAGCAAAAAAGGAGAGGTGATTGATGTTCACAACCGTGTCCGAATGGTGACTGTGTGCATCGCATCTACCAGCCCTGTCCTTCCACTACCTGATGTCATGTTGCTGGCCCGACCAGCTAAAGTCTGTGAAGAACATACCAAACGGGCCCGGTTCATCAAGGGGAGAGGCTGCAAGCCTTTGAAGAATTTAGAGCTCACCAGGCTGCTTCCTTTGAAGTTTGTCAAGATCTCCATTCATGATCACGAGAAACAGCAGCTGCGTCTGAAGCTTGCCACCGGCCGTACTTTTTACCTGCAGCTGTGTCCCTCTTCTGACGCCCGAGAAGACCTCTTTTGTTATTGGGAAAAGCTCGTCTATCTCCTGAGGCCACCGGTGAACAATTGCACCAGTAACCCAACGCTTCCCACTGGCGACACAAGCACTGACACCAAAAGCACACTC GTCTCAGAGAGCCAAAAAGAAGGAGATCAGGATTCTAGGTTTCAAACATCCCAAGAAGTGTCAGAAGCCACTTCTGCTGCATTTGCAGGAGGAGAGAGAACACAACCGGCTGCCGCAGTCGCTCTTACCCCAGGACCTGCCAAACCAaggacagcagaggcagcagaggctggaggggcagcaggggcagcaggggcagcaggagcagcaggtggCACAATGgcagcagcagggacagcaggaacagcaggggcagcaggggcagcaagGGCAACAGGTAGCACAATGGCTGCAGCAGGGACAGCAGGGACAGCAGggacagcaggggcagcaggggcagcaggtgGCACAATGGttgcagcaggggcagcagggacaGCAGGGACAGCAGGGGCGGCAAGGGCAGCAGGTGGCACCATAGCGGCAGCAGTAACAGCCCCCTCGGCAGGTATGGCAAAAGCGGGGACAGCTACAAGACCGACCTCAGGTGTCATAAGCATGGCAGCAACAACAACCAAGTCTCCAGGTTCAGGCCAGGTAGCCATGGCAGGAACAGCTGGCAAAGAACAAGTAGGAAGTGAATCCAGCAAGACCATAGCAGTTGCTACAAGTATCACCTCGGGAGGAATAGATGTGGTCTTGGCAGGAGTTGCCAGTTCTACTTCAGAGTCCCCTTCTGCAAAGGGTGATGCTAGTGGCTACCCAGACACCAGCCTGAATGTGGCATTTGCAGGCAGCATGAAGACAAAGGGGCCTGCTGAGGATAAACCTGAAGCTCCCCTCGTGTCAACCTTGCAGAGTGAAGGCTACATGTGTGAAAGGGATGGGAGCCAGAAGGTTTCCCACACCAGCTCCgaaacacagaaggaaaagagagagagacgggGAGAAAAGGACAGAAAGGGTAGCAGTAGGAAAAGTTCCCATCACCGCAGGCCAGGAACAGGAGCGAGTCACCACAGTTCAGGCAAGGACAAGAACCGGAAGCCATCTTCCTACCGGTCTGCATCTAGCCATGGGAAACCAAGAGAGGACAAAAGGTCTGCATCTAGCCATGGGAAAACAAGAGAGGACAAAAAGGGGAAAGGGCACGGCAGCTTAAGGGGCAAGAGACACAGCTCCTCTTACAAAAGTGAGTCCAGGAGTGGTCACAAATCCAGGAAGAACCGATCACCACCTAGCACGGGGACTGTGAGTAAGAGAGCTACTAAGATTAGATCTTTTTTCAGGAGTTTCCTAGTAAGGCCTACTTCAAAACCAGGGGACATCTCGTGTGATAGAGGAGGGGTAGACATTGTGACGAAGTTGGTGGAGAAGCATGACGTAGAGACAACGGTGGAGAAAAGCAAGGATTTAGAGTTCAGTGATACCATAATTTCTGATACAATGGAGAAGATCATCCTTGAGGCCAAATCCATTTAA